The Acinetobacter wuhouensis genome includes the window GGGTGATTGGTTTGTGACCAAAGAATTTTTATACAAAATTGTTTGGGTCGATGCAAATAACATGGAAATTAGCCCAGAAAGTTCAATCTGGAAACCAATTCAATTGGCAGGTCGTGAAACGAAAACAGTTCAATCTGTTGCACCAAATCCATCGGCTGTTGATGTCATTGTTTATTTAAAAGGTAATTAAGGAAATAGATCCATGAATATGAAATTAGTTTTGGCTTCGGTTGCCACTGTAGTTGCATTAACGGGTTGTGCAAGCACTCAGGTGAATTATGGTGATGCGCAGTCTGTTGAAACATTAAACAAAGATTTTGGTTCTACAGATCTACAAATGATTGCTGATAAAATGGTGACAGATATGTTGTCATTCCCAGTGGTTGTACAATTGACGCAAAACCGTCGTCCAGTGATGTTTGTAGATAAAATTCGCAACAAAACTCAAGAGCATATCGACACTGAATCAATCACTGACACGATTCAAAACAAATTGATCAATTCAGGTAAATTCCGTTTTGTTGATATGACTGCTGCCAATGCGATGGCAGATCAATTGAACTATCAGAAGAACAGTGGTTTAGTGAATCAAGCGACTTCTGTAAAAGCAGGTGGTCATATTGGTGCTGAATACATGCTTAACGGTAACCTTTCAAGTATCGTGAAAAATGTTGGTGGTAAGAGCGATGTTTATTATAAATTCACTTTAAAACTACAAAATGTTCAAACCGGTATCGTTGAGTGGACAAGCGAAAAAGAAATTCGTAAATCAGCAAAACGTTCAGCATTTGGCTTATAAAATCATTTTAGCGACTGTCTTAGGCAGTCGCTTTTTTTCTTGAAGATGAGAATGATGAAAAAAATATTACTTGCCGCAATTTTAGCAGGAGTGTGCAGTAGCAGCGCATTTGCAGCCCTAAAGGAAGTGGTTAAAGAAGCAACTGGAAGCGGTGCAACACAGCATCAAGCTATTTCAGAAGCACTTTTAATTGCTGTACAGTCTGTTAATGGTGCAACGGTTGCGCCACGTGCTGATATTGAAGAAACAGTTGAAATGTCTGTGAGCAATAATCAGTGGAAATATTCAGGTAAAGTTTCACCTGTATTTAGCGTGGATAATACTGGATCAGGTTCGGTAACAAAATTCCAAGTATTGAGTGTAACGGGCTCAAAAAATAACTATCGTGCTAAAGTTCGCGCGCATGTAGTTCAATTCCAGTCTACGGTTCAAGATCAACATTTGCGCCGTATCGCAGTATTGCCATTCCAATTTGCAGAGAAAAATAACCGTTCCGCAGCAACAGATTCAGCGGGTGAGTTTAGTGTAGAACTAGCCGATGTTTTAGGCAATTATCTTGCACAATCAGGTCAATTGAGTCTGGTAGATCGTCATTATCTTGAAGAAATGATGTATGAAAATGCATTCTTACAATGGGATGGCGCACCACAAGAAATGGCGCGTATTGGTCAAAAAGTAGGTGCAGACTATTTATTGGTTGGGCGTATTAATAATTTGTCTGCTGCAAATTCAGATCGAATGTATGGTTTGAATAAAGGTGCTGAACAAATCCGTTTAACTTGGCGTGTAATCGAAGCGAATACGAGTAAAGTGGTGGCTTCAGGAACATTCAATCGCGCTTTGAACAATAGTTCTTTTCAAAATATGTTGAATAACAATTTAGATGAGAATAGTGCTGAAAAAGTTGCACAAGGACTGAGTCAAGAAGTATTGGCAGGCTTGAAGTTACAGCCTTCGGTAGGTACTTATGGCAATCAAGGTTCAAGTTTTACCCCAACTTATGATATGACACCTGGGTCAAGTGAAAAACCGATTAAGTGGGATTAATCGAGATTGATTATTCTGACAAAAAAACCAGCCATTTCGATGACTGGTTTTTTTGACTCTATTTTTGATGAATTGCGCTTAAAAGTATTTTCCAGTTTAGGCAAGTGAAGACTTATTAGGCATGTTGAAACTTAAGTTGTCGTAACTGTTTGGCATGTTGCAAAGTCGTTTCACTAATTTCAATACCACCCGTCATTCGTGCCAATTCTAAAATACGTTGATCTTCCTCAAGCTCAACAATGGTACTGCTTGCAGGATCAGTTTGTAATTTTTTCACCAGTAAATGCTGATCGGATTGTGCTGCAACTTGGGCTTGGTGGGTAATACATAAAATCTGTACGTGCTGTCCTAAGTCACCTAATAGGCGACCGACAATTTCAGCGGTCCCACCACTGATCCCGACATCGATTTCATCAAATACCAACACTTCAGCATCGGTTTTTTCAGCATTCATCACTTGCATGACGAGGGCAATACGGGACAATTCACCGCCCGATGCAACACGTGCCAAAGGCTGTGGCGGAATGCCTTTATTGGCTGTGAATAATAGCTGAATAAAACTAAGTCCTTCGGCAGATACTTGCTCTAAAGGTTCAAACTTAAATTCAAAATGTGCTTCAGGCAGTGCCAATTGTTTGACTTGTTCCGTTAATTGTTTGGCTAATGGTTCAGCGGCATCACGACGAATTTGATCAAGATATTGTGCTTTCTCGATAAAGGCTTGATGCGATTGTTCAACTTGTTCAGCTAAAGCTTCAGGATCTTCAAGTTGATGAAGCTGTGAAAGTTCAGCTTGCCAAGTTTCATACTGTTGTTTTAACTCGTCAGGTTGAATACGGTATTTTCGGGCTAAACGATGAAAAACTTCAAGTTGAGTATTCAACTCATCCATGCGTTCAGGATCAAAACTTTGACGGTCAATAAATTGACGTAAATTTGCAGTCGCATCATCAATTTCACTTTGCGCATTGATCAGAGAATTATAAATCTCAGACAGTTGTTCGCTACGTCCTGCATGTGATTCTAAACGACGAATAATCGAAGAGATTTCTTGGCCAATATTCTGCTCAGATTCATCAATGACATTGATGCTATAACTACAGTCTTGCATGATGTGTTCATGATGACTGAGGCGGTCAAATTCTTGCTCTATTTCTTTATAGTCGATCTGTACAAGTTCTTCGAGTTCTTCGATTTGTAGTTCTAAGGTGCCTATGCGCTGTAAGCGATTGGCTTGCGCATCAATCGCGGCTTGATGGGTACGAATATTTTTTTGCCATGTACTATAAGCATTGCGAACATCTTGGGCAGGTTGGTAAAAATTACTATAGCGATCAATCCAATGCTTTGGATAAGGTGGTTCTAAAAGTTGTTGTTGACTGTGTTGGCTATAAAGTTGAACCAATAAACGTCCAACTTCTTTTAATTCAGACAGACTGCTTGGGCGACCATTAATCCATGCCTTACTGCGACCTGTAGCAAATATAACTCGTCTTAAATGGATTTCACCAGATTCGTCATCTAACTCATGGGTTTTTAACCATTCAGCTTCTGGGCTAGTGTCCTGATAACTAAACACCGCAGTAATATCTGCTTTTTCTGAGCCATAACGGACATAGTTGGTATCCGTGCGTTCGCCTAAGCAAGCTGACAAAGCATCTAATAATAATGATTTACCTGCACCTGTTTCGCCTGTGAGTACATTGAAGCCCTGATTAATATCGATGGCAAGGTTATCGGCTAAAGCAAAATTGATTAGATTTAAGTGTGTCAGCATAAACGCATCCAAGCTGCGAACGATTAGGTTCTAAGATAGTCAAGTTTTGTTTTTGTCACAAGTCAGAAAATATTCTAATATGAGGTATTTTATACATTCTAAATAATTTTAATATGAAAATGAAACTACCTTTGCCTAAGCCTCCAAATAATATGCACAAACAAATGAGTACGGCAGAGTTAAATAAAAAATTAGATCTTGCCTCTAAAGCATTTAGATCAGCACTAGCGCGAAACAACTTTGAAGAAGCATACCAAAAGATTCTTCCAGCACATCAAATTTTGCCGCAACATCCAAGTATTTTGATGGATTTAGCATATACAGAATTAAGATTGCACAAATTTGATTTAGCATATGATCATTATAAAAAAGCAATTAAATATAGTGGTGCTAAAGTTGACCCCAATATTTATGATGGTTTAGCAGAAGTATGCCATTTTTTAAATAAAAAAGATGAGCTTGTCCAATATGGGCGATTGGCTTTAGAAACTAAAAAAAAATATGGTGAGCAATGAGCCAATCCTGAAACACATCCAAACACCGCCTGAAGCATTTAATCCACATCAGCCAAAAGAAAATATCATTGCATTTTCATTGTTTGGAAATTTGGCACGTTATTGTGAAACTTCCATTATTAATGTGGATTTGGTTAAAGAGATTTATCCTGAGTGGACGTGCCGTTTTTATGTCAATGACACGGTAACGGATCTGGTCAAACAGCGACTCAGAGAAAAAGGTGCAGAAGTTGTTGAAGTGACACAAGCTCAAAATCAATTGTCTGGGCTGTTTTGGCGCTTTTTTGTGATGGATGATCCGACCGTTAAGCGCTTTTTGATTCGTGATGCTGATTCACTGGTATCGTATCGTGAAAAAGCCGCTGTAGATGCGTGGTTGAAGAGTGATAAATGGTTTCATACCATGCATGATTCATATTCACATACTGAGCTAATTCTTGCAGGGATGTGGGGTGGCTGTTATGGCATGTTTGAGAATATTGAGCAGTTGATTCGTGACTTTATTGTTACTGGGCGCTTTTCCAATACACGTGTTATAGATCAGCATTTTTTACGCTGTGCGATTTGGCCTACGATCAAGCAAAGTGTCTTGATTCATGACAGCCAAAGTTTTGAAGTGGATGCTATGCCATTTCCAAAACATGAACAATATACTGATTTTGAAGGCTTAAGCCAGTTTCATATTGGGATGAATGAAGGTTCTGGAAATTTGAAATTAGACGTAAAATTTCCAAATCAGAAACAGGTTTTTTGGACCTTGCTGGATGAAAATGAACAACAAGTTTGTCGATATATTGCAGATGTTACAAAAGATCAGCAGATTGTATTGGATGTACCAAGGTCATATGCACGACAGATCGAAAAGCAAAATTGGAAAATGCAAGTAGATCTATTTGAAAACAATGAATGAAACATAGATTGATTAGTTGGTGAGGCAACATTAAACTACTCAAAACATAATTTTTATAAATGCGCATTATCTGGAGAATACGCATGTCAACTCAGTACGATCATGTATCCGTAGTAAAAAAATCGAATGTATATTTTGGCGGTTTATGTATTAGTCACACTGTTCAATTTGAAGACGGAACGAAAAAAACTTTAGGCGTGATTCTTCCATCAGAAGAAGCTTTAACTTTTGAAACACATGTACCTGAACGTATGGAAATCATTTCTGGTGAATGTCGCGTTAAAATTGCAGACAGTGAAGAAAGTGAATTGTTCCGTGCAGGTCAGTCATTCTATGTACCAGGCAATAGCCGTTTTAAAATCGAAACAGATGATGTTTTAGATTATGTATGCCATTTAGAAGGTTAATCTAAAGCTCCATTTTTCAAAGTGTAGATTGGATTGTCTTTACGAGTTTGGAAAATAAGCAAAGAATTTTTAAGCTAAATCGGTTAGACTAGATCATCAAATAAAATCCTGTAAAGTTGGCTTTGCAGGATTTTTCATTTCTATATTTCTATTATCGTGTTGTTAATGAGGTCGTTCATGGCGAAGTCCGAATATTATTATGGCGTTCATTCTGTGGAGTCATTATTGGAGTTAGAACCTGAGCGTGTTTTGACCTTATTTACCTTGAAAGGACGTGATGATCAGCGTTTGCAAAAGATTTTACAACTGGCTGAACCATTTGGAATCAGTGTGCAAAAAGCCAGCCGTGAAAGTTTGGAAAAACTGGCAGGGCAACCTTTCCATCAAGGTGTCGTGGCTGCAGTACGTCCACATCCAGTGCTGAATGAAAAAGACCTAGATCAATTACTTGAGTCTTCAAATCAACCTTTATTATTGGCTTTGGATCATATTACTGATCCACACAATCTCGGTGCTTGTATCCGAACTGCTGCGGCAATGGGTGTGGAAGCGGTGATCGTACCACGTGATCGTTCAGCGACTTTAACACCGACTGCTCGTAAAGTTGCGGCAGGTGGTGCTGAAAAAGTGAAGTTTATTCAAGTGACTAACTTGGCACGTACATTGGGTCAAATCAAAGAAAACTACAATGTCCGTGTTGTTGGTACAATGTTGGATGAGAAAGCATTACCAATTCAAAAATTTGATTTTACAGGTACAGCAGTCTGTGTGGTGATGGGGGCTGAAGACACAGGCTTACGTCCAATCACTCAGTCGCATTGTGATCAAACGGTCTTTATTCCAATGTCTGGAAACCTACAAAGTTTAAATGTCAGTGTGGCAACAGGGATGGCGTTGTATGAAGCATGCCGTCAACGACAAACAAGCTAATTCACTATTTTTAGTGTCAATTTAATTATCAGTCCGCTGTAAATTAGAGAAAGATCATGATGACCTCCCGTACCCAAGGCTATTTATATGTAGCAATTACCATGTGCATTTGGGGCGGGTTTACCATTACATCAAGGTTGAATGCAATTTGGCATATCAGCCCTTGGGACATTACAGCTTTACGTTTTTCTCTGGCATTTTGCATCTTAATGCCAATTCTGCTTTATAAAAAAGACACGGCATTTTTATTTAAAAAAGAACCTTTTATACTCGCTATGATTGGTGGGGTTGCTTATTGCCTAACTTCATATAGTGCTTTTCACTTTGTCCCCGCAGCGCATGCCGCTATTTTTCTCAATGGTTGTATTCCACTGTGTACGGCTTTAGCAGGTTTTTTCTTATACAAACAGCCTTTTGATAAGCATACGTGGATCAGCTTGGTCATTATGATGACTGCGATTTCTGCCATGAGTTTCTTGATGTATGAAGAAACAGGTGTTGCTTTTGGTTTTGGTGATTTTCTATTCTTCTGTAGTGCAATTTGGTGGGGGATCTTCACCGTCTTGTTACGTCAATGGAAGCTCTCAGCATGGCACTCGATGGCAGGAGTTGCGATTTGGTCAGCGATTATTTATGTACCAATTTACTTATTGTTTTTGCCGAAGCATTTAGATCAAGCAACTGTACCGCATCTAGTGATGCAAACACTCTTTCATGGGGTGTTTGTGGTGATTATTGCAACCTTGGCTTATGTTGAGGCGATTAAGCGTTTAGGTGCGTTTAAGACGGGCAGTATTGTCACACTTGCACCGTTCATCGCTGCAATTATTGCTGTGCCGTTGCTGAATGAACCGCTTAGTCTTGCGATTATTTGTGGCTTGATTGGTATGGGAATCGGTGCTTTACAGCCTTGGCGTTGGTTTGCCTATAAGGACAGTTTGCAAACCAGTTTAGAGCAGCAGCATAAAGATTAAGTCATCCGCTATTTATTGGCTGTTTTCGCCTTTAGCTTTGCTTAAATATTGTTGATGCAATGGGGCAAGTTTGGCGTGTAAATGATCAAGATGCCCATCATTTAACACAATATCATCAGCAAGTTGTTGTTTTTTCTCTCGCGACATTTGTGCTGCAATAATTTTTTGAATTTGTTCAATGGATTGTCCATCGCGCTGTGATGCACGTTGAATTTGTAAATCCTCACTCGCATCAATCAACAGTGTATGTTGTGTGAGCTGATGTTGATTGGTTTCAAAAAGCAAAGGTGATACCAAAATCACATAGGAACTCGTCGCTGCTTGGAGTTGTTGAATGATCGAGGTGCGGATCGCAGGGTGGGTGATTTGTTCGAGTTGATGACGTGCTTCAGGTTCTTTGAAAATATATTCACGTAAAGCACGACGATCGAGTTCACCATTTTCAAGGAGTACCCAATCACCGAAAGTTTGCTGAATTTGTCGTAGAGCAGGCTGACCTTTTTCGACAATTTCTCGTGCCACAATGTCAGCATCAACCACAGTAATTCCTTGGGTCTCGAACCATTGACTCGCAGCAGACTTGCCGCTACCAATTCCACCTGTTAAACCCAAGATAAATGACATGGTTGATTCCTGATTTTATAATTTAAAGTACTTTAAAATTATTGTCCTAAATAAATCTTCATGATTTGATCGCCCCATAAGAAAGCAATCCAACCTGCTATCGCGATATAAGGACCAAATGCGAAAGGAATATTTTCCTTGCGTATTTTGAGGAGAATAATTCCAATAATCGCGCCTACAACTGATGACAATAGAATAATTAATGGGAGGAGTAATGGTCCCATCCATGCACCCAATGCTGCAAGTAATTTAAAATCACCATAGCCCATGCCTTCTTTACCAGTCACAATTTTAAAGAGGTAGTAGACAATCCATAAGCATAGAAAACCAATAATATAGCCCCAGATTGCTGATGTTGCAGTGGTGTATATGTTAAAACTGTTAATGCCTAAGCCAATCGCACCCAGTGTCAGAGTGAAGCGATCTGGGAGTAGTTGGGTATCAAAATCAATAAAGGTAAGGGTGATCAGTATCCATGTTAAAAAGACCCCGAAAACCATTTGTAAAGTTGGTCCAAAAACAGCAACGACGATTAAAGAGCATACAGCAGTCAGTAATTCGATAAAGGGATAGCGAATACTAATCGGGTTTTGGCAAGTACCGCATTTTCCTCTTAATGCTAACCAACTAATAACAGGTATATTTTGATACCAACGAATTGAGGTTTTGCATTTTGGGCATGTTGAAGCTGGTTTGCTTAAACTGAGTTTTTCTTCATCAATGATGGGCTGCTCTGGATGAAGCAGAAGTTGACAGTCAGTATGCCACTCTTGTTCCATTATTTTGGGTGTTCTGTAAATGACAACATTTAAAAAACTACCTATGCACAAACTAAGCACACCAACAGTCAAATAAAGCGCTGTTGGTGTTTGAATCAAATAATCGAGAAGCTCTTGCATTAAACCACTGAACCCATTTGGAAGATTGGAAGATACATTGCAATTACGAGACCACCCACAAGTACACCAAGCACAGCCATGATCAACGGCTCCATCATTGAAGTTAAGCCATCAACAGCATTATCGACTTCATTTTCAAAGTGTGTTGCGACTTTATCGAGCATGGCATCAAGTGCACCTGATTCTTCGCCAATAGCAACCATTTGAATTGCCATGGAAGGGAATTTATTGGTCACTCGCATCGCAAAGTTAAGTTGTTGTCCTGTAGCCACGTCATCACGAATTTTGAGGACAGC containing:
- a CDS encoding prepilin peptidase: MQELLDYLIQTPTALYLTVGVLSLCIGSFLNVVIYRTPKIMEQEWHTDCQLLLHPEQPIIDEEKLSLSKPASTCPKCKTSIRWYQNIPVISWLALRGKCGTCQNPISIRYPFIELLTAVCSLIVVAVFGPTLQMVFGVFLTWILITLTFIDFDTQLLPDRFTLTLGAIGLGINSFNIYTTATSAIWGYIIGFLCLWIVYYLFKIVTGKEGMGYGDFKLLAALGAWMGPLLLPLIILLSSVVGAIIGIILLKIRKENIPFAFGPYIAIAGWIAFLWGDQIMKIYLGQ
- the recN gene encoding DNA repair protein RecN translates to MLTHLNLINFALADNLAIDINQGFNVLTGETGAGKSLLLDALSACLGERTDTNYVRYGSEKADITAVFSYQDTSPEAEWLKTHELDDESGEIHLRRVIFATGRSKAWINGRPSSLSELKEVGRLLVQLYSQHSQQQLLEPPYPKHWIDRYSNFYQPAQDVRNAYSTWQKNIRTHQAAIDAQANRLQRIGTLELQIEELEELVQIDYKEIEQEFDRLSHHEHIMQDCSYSINVIDESEQNIGQEISSIIRRLESHAGRSEQLSEIYNSLINAQSEIDDATANLRQFIDRQSFDPERMDELNTQLEVFHRLARKYRIQPDELKQQYETWQAELSQLHQLEDPEALAEQVEQSHQAFIEKAQYLDQIRRDAAEPLAKQLTEQVKQLALPEAHFEFKFEPLEQVSAEGLSFIQLLFTANKGIPPQPLARVASGGELSRIALVMQVMNAEKTDAEVLVFDEIDVGISGGTAEIVGRLLGDLGQHVQILCITHQAQVAAQSDQHLLVKKLQTDPASSTIVELEEDQRILELARMTGGIEISETTLQHAKQLRQLKFQHA
- the ppnP gene encoding pyrimidine/purine nucleoside phosphorylase, producing the protein MSTQYDHVSVVKKSNVYFGGLCISHTVQFEDGTKKTLGVILPSEEALTFETHVPERMEIISGECRVKIADSEESELFRAGQSFYVPGNSRFKIETDDVLDYVCHLEG
- the coaE gene encoding dephospho-CoA kinase (Dephospho-CoA kinase (CoaE) performs the final step in coenzyme A biosynthesis.), which produces MSFILGLTGGIGSGKSAASQWFETQGITVVDADIVAREIVEKGQPALRQIQQTFGDWVLLENGELDRRALREYIFKEPEARHQLEQITHPAIRTSIIQQLQAATSSYVILVSPLLFETNQHQLTQHTLLIDASEDLQIQRASQRDGQSIEQIQKIIAAQMSREKKQQLADDIVLNDGHLDHLHAKLAPLHQQYLSKAKGENSQ
- a CDS encoding DMT family transporter; amino-acid sequence: MMTSRTQGYLYVAITMCIWGGFTITSRLNAIWHISPWDITALRFSLAFCILMPILLYKKDTAFLFKKEPFILAMIGGVAYCLTSYSAFHFVPAAHAAIFLNGCIPLCTALAGFFLYKQPFDKHTWISLVIMMTAISAMSFLMYEETGVAFGFGDFLFFCSAIWWGIFTVLLRQWKLSAWHSMAGVAIWSAIIYVPIYLLFLPKHLDQATVPHLVMQTLFHGVFVVIIATLAYVEAIKRLGAFKTGSIVTLAPFIAAIIAVPLLNEPLSLAIICGLIGMGIGALQPWRWFAYKDSLQTSLEQQHKD
- a CDS encoding CsgG/HfaB family protein, with protein sequence MMKKILLAAILAGVCSSSAFAALKEVVKEATGSGATQHQAISEALLIAVQSVNGATVAPRADIEETVEMSVSNNQWKYSGKVSPVFSVDNTGSGSVTKFQVLSVTGSKNNYRAKVRAHVVQFQSTVQDQHLRRIAVLPFQFAEKNNRSAATDSAGEFSVELADVLGNYLAQSGQLSLVDRHYLEEMMYENAFLQWDGAPQEMARIGQKVGADYLLVGRINNLSAANSDRMYGLNKGAEQIRLTWRVIEANTSKVVASGTFNRALNNSSFQNMLNNNLDENSAEKVAQGLSQEVLAGLKLQPSVGTYGNQGSSFTPTYDMTPGSSEKPIKWD
- the lpoB gene encoding penicillin-binding protein activator LpoB, coding for MNMKLVLASVATVVALTGCASTQVNYGDAQSVETLNKDFGSTDLQMIADKMVTDMLSFPVVVQLTQNRRPVMFVDKIRNKTQEHIDTESITDTIQNKLINSGKFRFVDMTAANAMADQLNYQKNSGLVNQATSVKAGGHIGAEYMLNGNLSSIVKNVGGKSDVYYKFTLKLQNVQTGIVEWTSEKEIRKSAKRSAFGL
- the rlmB gene encoding 23S rRNA (guanosine(2251)-2'-O)-methyltransferase RlmB; translated protein: MAKSEYYYGVHSVESLLELEPERVLTLFTLKGRDDQRLQKILQLAEPFGISVQKASRESLEKLAGQPFHQGVVAAVRPHPVLNEKDLDQLLESSNQPLLLALDHITDPHNLGACIRTAAAMGVEAVIVPRDRSATLTPTARKVAAGGAEKVKFIQVTNLARTLGQIKENYNVRVVGTMLDEKALPIQKFDFTGTAVCVVMGAEDTGLRPITQSHCDQTVFIPMSGNLQSLNVSVATGMALYEACRQRQTS